In Palleronia sp. LCG004, a single window of DNA contains:
- a CDS encoding GNAT family N-acetyltransferase yields MAAIHARAMTLPRPWSASEIESLLAGRGAFSVTVAEGFALGRVIAGEAELLTIAIAPEAQGHGRGRDCLARFHVAAEAAGATEVFLEVAENNAAARALYAGAGYSEIGRRRGYYRPGEGPAVDALILRHEFAG; encoded by the coding sequence ATGGCCGCGATCCACGCGCGGGCCATGACCCTGCCCCGTCCCTGGAGCGCGTCCGAGATCGAGAGCCTCCTCGCGGGCAGAGGCGCGTTCTCGGTGACGGTCGCCGAGGGCTTCGCGCTTGGCCGGGTGATCGCCGGCGAGGCGGAGCTTCTGACCATCGCCATCGCGCCCGAGGCACAGGGGCATGGTCGCGGACGCGATTGCCTGGCGCGATTCCACGTCGCGGCAGAGGCAGCGGGCGCGACGGAGGTCTTTCTCGAAGTGGCGGAAAACAACGCAGCGGCGCGTGCGCTTTATGCAGGTGCGGGCTATTCCGAGATCGGGCGGCGGCGTGGATATTACAGGCCCGGGGAGGGCCCGGCGGTCGATGCGCTGATCCTTCGTCACGAATTCGCGGGCTGA
- the ccrA gene encoding crotonyl-CoA carboxylase/reductase, whose amino-acid sequence MDVTPNSDTTTRKDLYAMGEIPPLGHVPARMHAWAIRRERHGPPQQSFQLEVVPTPKPDSHEVLVLVMAAGINYNGVWAGLGVPVSPFDIHGADYHIAGSDASGIVWAVGEKVTRWKVGDEVVIHCNQDDGEDEECNGGDPMFSPSQRIWGYETPGGSFAQFTCVQAQQLMPRPRHLSWEESACYTLTLATAYRMLFGHHPHDLKPGQNVLVWGGSGGLGSCAIQLINTAGGNAIAVISDEAKRDFVLGLGARGVINRRDFACWGQLPAVNSDEYKAWLIEVRRFGKAVWDITGRGVNVDIVFEHPGEATFPVSTFVCKKGGMVVICAGTTGYNLTMDARYVWMNQKRIQGSHFAHLKQAAAANKLMVERRLDPCMSEVFDWNEIPLAHSKMRDNRHKPGNMAVLVQSPRRGLRTLEDAIEAGRLSD is encoded by the coding sequence ATGGACGTGACGCCGAATTCGGATACGACGACGCGCAAGGACCTCTACGCGATGGGAGAGATCCCGCCGCTGGGTCACGTGCCCGCTCGCATGCATGCGTGGGCGATCCGACGCGAGCGGCATGGCCCCCCCCAGCAGAGTTTCCAGCTCGAGGTCGTGCCGACCCCGAAGCCCGACAGCCACGAGGTCCTCGTCCTCGTGATGGCCGCCGGCATCAATTACAACGGCGTCTGGGCCGGGCTCGGCGTTCCGGTGAGCCCCTTCGACATCCATGGTGCCGATTATCACATCGCGGGCTCCGACGCGTCGGGCATCGTCTGGGCGGTGGGCGAGAAGGTCACGCGGTGGAAAGTCGGCGACGAGGTCGTGATCCATTGCAATCAGGACGATGGCGAGGACGAGGAATGCAATGGCGGTGACCCGATGTTCTCGCCCAGCCAGCGCATCTGGGGCTACGAGACGCCGGGCGGCAGTTTCGCTCAGTTCACCTGCGTCCAGGCCCAGCAATTGATGCCGCGCCCGCGCCATCTGAGCTGGGAGGAATCGGCGTGCTATACCCTGACGCTTGCCACAGCGTACCGGATGCTCTTCGGGCATCATCCCCATGACCTGAAGCCCGGGCAGAACGTGCTCGTCTGGGGCGGGTCGGGTGGCCTCGGCTCCTGTGCCATCCAGCTCATCAACACCGCGGGCGGCAACGCGATCGCCGTCATCAGCGACGAGGCGAAGCGCGATTTCGTGCTGGGGCTTGGCGCGCGCGGCGTGATAAACCGACGCGATTTCGCCTGTTGGGGGCAGTTGCCAGCTGTCAACTCCGACGAATACAAGGCCTGGCTGATCGAGGTTCGACGCTTCGGCAAGGCGGTCTGGGACATCACCGGGCGCGGTGTGAATGTCGATATCGTCTTCGAGCATCCCGGCGAGGCGACGTTCCCCGTCTCGACCTTCGTGTGCAAGAAGGGCGGAATGGTGGTGATCTGCGCAGGGACGACCGGCTACAACCTGACGATGGACGCTCGGTACGTCTGGATGAACCAGAAGCGTATCCAGGGCAGTCACTTCGCGCATCTCAAGCAGGCGGCGGCGGCAAACAAGCTGATGGTCGAGCGGCGTCTCGATCCCTGCATGTCCGAAGTCTTCGACTGGAATGAAATTCCGTTGGCCCACAGCAAGATGCGCGACAATCGTCACAAGCCCGGCAACATGGCGGTCCTGGTGCAATCGCCCCGCCGCGGGCTGCGCACGCTTGAGGACGCGATCGAGGCGGGCCGTCTAAGCGACTGA
- a CDS encoding acyl-homoserine-lactone synthase, whose translation MIRYLYADELSRFPRLADTMFRDRAAQFHERLKWKDVTVDADGWERDEYDDLNPLYVIWEEPDGRHGGSMRLLPTTGRTMVNDHFLNLTGGTRIESPLIWECTRFCLAQGAKPRVSAALMLAGGEVLRGFGIQHYVGVFDAVMIRVYQMLGGCPEILGMSGEGSNAIGVGLWEFSDTAHAKLLRRAQITATQSEDWFAVAFPQGAKSASLACAS comes from the coding sequence ATGATCCGTTACCTTTATGCAGACGAGCTGTCCCGCTTTCCCCGTCTTGCCGACACCATGTTCCGCGACCGCGCGGCGCAGTTCCACGAACGCCTGAAATGGAAAGACGTCACTGTCGATGCCGATGGATGGGAACGCGACGAATACGACGATCTGAACCCGCTTTACGTCATCTGGGAGGAACCCGATGGCCGTCACGGCGGCTCCATGCGGCTGCTGCCGACGACCGGGCGCACGATGGTCAACGACCATTTCCTGAACCTCACCGGCGGCACACGGATCGAAAGCCCGCTGATCTGGGAATGCACGCGGTTCTGCCTTGCGCAGGGGGCCAAGCCCCGCGTTTCGGCCGCGCTGATGCTGGCGGGCGGCGAAGTGCTGCGCGGCTTCGGCATCCAGCACTACGTCGGCGTGTTCGATGCGGTGATGATCCGCGTCTATCAGATGCTCGGCGGTTGCCCCGAGATCCTCGGCATGTCGGGCGAAGGTTCGAACGCGATCGGCGTGGGCCTTTGGGAGTTTTCCGATACCGCCCATGCAAAGCTGCTGCGTCGCGCGCAGATAACCGCCACCCAATCGGAGGACTGGTTCGCCGTCGCGTTCCCGCAGGGCGCGAAGTCCGCATCGCTTGCCTGCGCGAGCTAG
- a CDS encoding ABC transporter ATP-binding protein — protein sequence MTDPAIELQGISKAFGPVQANKDISIRVMPGTIHGIIGENGAGKSTLMSILYGFYKADSGEIFVHGKRAEITDSQAAIRAGIGMVFQHFKLVQNFTVLENIVLGAEDAALLKGSLGRARKLLKQLSEEYELHVDPDARIEDLGVGMQQRVEILKALYRQADILILDEPTGVLTPAEADHLFRILDGLKREGKTIILITHKLREIMEATDTVSVMRRGQMTATVKTSETSPQELAELMVGRKVLLRVEKEPARPGDVILAVDKLRVVDGTGVERLRGISLDVRAGEILGICGVAGNGQSELLEVLGGMRPGEGRVTLNGRDLPIGGKGADARARRRSGIGHIPEDRQEEGLILDFHAWENVAFGYHDDPRYQRGLLMDNDALREDARAKIERFDIRPDDCWQKARNFSGGNQQKIVIARELERSPDLLLVGQPTRGVDIGAIEFIHEQIVALRDAGKAVLLVSVELDEILALSDRIAVIFDGRIMGERRPEKTDERELGLMMAGITDTDRNPSTEEIEQNLNRSREDAR from the coding sequence ATGACAGACCCCGCGATCGAGCTCCAAGGCATCTCGAAGGCGTTCGGGCCGGTTCAGGCCAACAAGGACATCTCGATCCGGGTGATGCCCGGAACGATCCACGGCATCATCGGCGAGAACGGCGCGGGCAAGTCCACGCTGATGTCGATCCTCTACGGTTTCTACAAGGCCGATAGCGGCGAGATCTTCGTGCACGGCAAACGCGCGGAGATCACCGACAGCCAGGCCGCGATCCGCGCGGGCATCGGCATGGTGTTCCAGCACTTCAAGCTCGTCCAGAACTTCACCGTGCTCGAGAACATCGTGCTGGGCGCGGAGGATGCGGCGCTTCTCAAGGGATCGCTCGGGCGGGCGCGCAAGCTTCTCAAGCAGCTTTCCGAGGAATACGAGCTGCACGTCGATCCCGACGCCAGGATCGAGGATCTGGGCGTGGGCATGCAGCAGCGGGTCGAGATCCTCAAGGCGCTCTACCGGCAGGCGGATATCCTGATCCTCGACGAGCCGACGGGCGTGCTGACGCCCGCCGAGGCCGATCACCTCTTCCGGATCCTCGACGGGCTCAAGCGCGAGGGGAAGACGATCATCCTCATCACGCACAAGCTGCGCGAGATCATGGAGGCGACGGATACGGTCAGCGTCATGCGGCGCGGCCAGATGACCGCGACCGTCAAGACGTCCGAGACCTCGCCGCAGGAACTGGCCGAGCTCATGGTCGGACGCAAGGTGCTGCTCCGTGTCGAGAAGGAACCCGCCCGCCCCGGCGATGTGATCCTTGCGGTCGACAAGCTGCGTGTCGTCGACGGCACCGGCGTGGAGCGGCTTCGCGGCATCTCGCTCGACGTACGGGCGGGAGAGATCCTCGGCATCTGCGGCGTTGCGGGCAACGGGCAATCGGAGCTGCTCGAGGTTCTGGGCGGCATGCGCCCGGGCGAAGGCCGCGTGACGCTCAACGGTCGCGACCTGCCGATCGGCGGCAAGGGGGCGGATGCCCGTGCGCGGCGCCGCAGCGGTATCGGGCACATCCCCGAGGACCGTCAGGAGGAGGGCCTGATCCTCGACTTCCACGCCTGGGAGAACGTGGCCTTCGGCTATCACGACGATCCGCGCTACCAGCGCGGGCTCCTCATGGACAACGACGCGCTGCGCGAGGATGCGCGTGCCAAGATCGAGCGGTTCGACATCCGGCCCGACGATTGCTGGCAGAAGGCCCGGAACTTCTCGGGCGGGAACCAGCAGAAGATCGTCATCGCGCGCGAGCTCGAACGGAGCCCCGATCTGCTCCTCGTCGGCCAGCCCACGCGCGGTGTCGATATCGGCGCGATCGAGTTCATCCACGAGCAGATCGTCGCCCTGCGCGATGCGGGCAAGGCCGTGCTTCTCGTCTCGGTCGAGCTCGACGAGATCCTTGCCCTGTCGGATCGCATCGCGGTGATCTTCGACGGTCGCATCATGGGCGAGCGTCGCCCGGAAAAGACGGACGAGCGCGAGTTGGGACTGATGATGGCCGGGATCACCGACACCGATCGCAATCCCTCGACGGAGGAGATCGAGCAGAACCTGAACCGATCGCGGGAGGATGCCCGATGA
- a CDS encoding ABC transporter permease, with protein sequence MEKLPRWADIALIPLINLALALIVSGIVLAFIGQNPFEALAIMVEGAVGSTYGWGYTLYYATNFIFTGLAVAIAFQAKLFNIGGEGQATLGSLGVALVCLALPWPHWSVALPVAIVGGALFGAAWAAIPAYLQAKRGSHIVITTIMFNFIASALLVYLLIGALKAPGMAPESSRFPDGSHLPTARDMFAVIGVDFARTPLNLSFLVALAAGFGLWLLLWRTRLGYEIRAFGHSQTAAIYAGINPVRITMIAMLISGALAGMMALNAVMGEQERLLQDNVQGAGFVGIAVALMGRSHPVGVFLAAILFGALYQGGAELEFETSVPREMVVVIQALVILFTGALDGMVRSPLERTFLRFGRRKPAPEIAAE encoded by the coding sequence ATGGAAAAGCTGCCGAGATGGGCCGACATAGCCCTCATTCCGCTCATCAACCTGGCGCTTGCCCTGATCGTGTCGGGTATCGTGCTGGCCTTCATCGGGCAGAACCCGTTCGAGGCGCTTGCAATCATGGTCGAGGGCGCGGTCGGATCGACTTATGGCTGGGGCTACACCCTCTACTACGCGACGAACTTCATCTTCACGGGCCTCGCCGTCGCGATCGCCTTTCAGGCAAAGCTCTTCAATATCGGCGGAGAGGGACAGGCCACGCTCGGCAGTCTCGGCGTGGCGCTCGTCTGCCTCGCGCTGCCATGGCCCCATTGGAGCGTTGCGCTGCCGGTGGCGATCGTCGGCGGCGCGCTGTTCGGAGCGGCCTGGGCCGCGATCCCGGCCTATCTGCAGGCCAAGCGCGGCAGCCATATCGTGATCACCACGATCATGTTCAATTTCATCGCCTCGGCGCTGCTCGTCTATCTTCTGATCGGCGCGCTCAAGGCACCGGGCATGGCCCCCGAATCCTCGCGCTTTCCGGACGGAAGCCACCTGCCCACGGCACGCGACATGTTCGCCGTGATCGGCGTCGATTTCGCACGGACGCCCCTGAACCTCAGCTTCCTCGTCGCGCTCGCCGCCGGGTTCGGGCTCTGGCTGCTGCTCTGGCGGACGCGGCTCGGATACGAGATCCGGGCCTTCGGACATTCGCAGACGGCGGCGATCTATGCCGGGATCAACCCCGTCAGGATCACGATGATCGCCATGCTGATCTCGGGGGCGCTCGCGGGCATGATGGCTCTCAACGCGGTGATGGGCGAACAGGAACGCCTTCTGCAGGACAACGTTCAGGGCGCGGGCTTCGTCGGGATCGCCGTGGCGCTGATGGGCCGCTCGCATCCGGTCGGTGTGTTCCTCGCCGCGATCCTCTTCGGCGCGCTCTATCAGGGCGGGGCCGAACTCGAATTCGAGACGAGCGTCCCGCGCGAGATGGTCGTGGTGATCCAGGCCCTCGTCATCCTCTTCACCGGCGCGCTCGACGGAATGGTCCGCTCACCGCTGGAACGGACATTCCTGCGGTTCGGACGGCGCAAGCCCGCACCCGAAATCGCGGCGGAATAG
- a CDS encoding purine-nucleoside phosphorylase, with protein MTDDILATIRDRAGDAPVRLGLILGSGLGHVADAVDGVSIDYADLPGFPHAGVSGHSPKLTIGTLEGQRIAVLGGRAHYYEAGDPKAMRLPLEVLKALGAEGVIATNAAGSLDPEMPTGSAMLLTDHINFSGLNPLIGEPDDSRFVPMTDAYDPDWRRGLVAAADATGTPLSQGVYAWYSGPSFETPAEIRAIRMLGADAVGMSTVPEVILARFMGLRVSAISAITNMAAGMSDEKIGHAHTKEMAPLGAAKLEAILRNFLANMQ; from the coding sequence ATGACCGACGACATTCTCGCCACGATCCGCGACCGCGCGGGCGACGCGCCCGTGCGGCTGGGGCTGATCCTCGGATCGGGGCTCGGCCATGTCGCGGACGCGGTCGATGGCGTCTCGATCGATTATGCCGATCTGCCGGGCTTTCCCCATGCAGGCGTGTCCGGCCACAGCCCGAAGCTCACGATCGGTACGCTCGAAGGGCAGCGGATCGCGGTACTCGGCGGGCGGGCGCATTACTACGAGGCCGGTGACCCCAAGGCGATGCGTCTGCCGCTCGAAGTGTTGAAGGCGCTCGGGGCCGAAGGCGTGATTGCGACCAACGCCGCCGGGTCGCTCGACCCGGAGATGCCGACCGGCAGCGCGATGCTACTGACCGATCACATCAACTTTTCGGGCCTGAATCCCCTGATCGGCGAGCCCGACGACTCGCGCTTCGTTCCGATGACGGATGCCTACGATCCGGACTGGCGGCGCGGGCTTGTCGCGGCGGCAGATGCGACGGGCACGCCGCTCTCTCAGGGCGTTTATGCCTGGTATTCCGGCCCCTCCTTCGAGACACCGGCCGAGATCAGGGCGATCCGGATGCTCGGCGCGGATGCCGTCGGCATGTCGACGGTGCCCGAGGTGATCCTCGCCCGGTTCATGGGGCTGCGCGTCTCGGCGATCTCGGCCATCACCAACATGGCCGCAGGCATGAGCGACGAGAAGATCGGCCACGCCCATACCAAGGAGATGGCCCCGCTCGGCGCGGCCAAGCTCGAGGCGATCCTGCGGAACTTCCTCGCCAACATGCAATAA
- a CDS encoding ATP-dependent RecD-like DNA helicase encodes MAVPAPILSDDQSDAKARVADLLRGTGVDIDEGHAAPLKEGRSAVMAITGKAGSGKTLLLAQLAQALRDAGVDVISGDYEARRRKDRRTLAILAPTNKAASVLRTRGVPATTIHRILYTPVYDPEYERIAQWLSGEGERPVIEELTELALDRAHAFYQQNNSIPGALAAAGLRGSDFITGWKRREEPLDIGMVDESSMLDKKQFEDLQEIFPTLLLFGDPAQLAPVQQSGSMVFDDLPEGSVAHLARVHRQDADNPILDLAHALADPDLTFETFERMIEDAAARDDRVVMGSRVEAAKMARSPVLVWRNATRIRLIHAFRAAYGAPSDALLPGEPLICDGIELPLKHRKKRIDLEARGLIKGAQVIYLGEGTRAGFSRLHVVGAPDPRVNVASIVKIEMPEEDEPFIPFAARMGATFLHGAAVTIHKAQGSQWPEVQVFAPDLWAAARVGRMEAGVPLWKRLAYVAITRAEERLFWVMRNRLARPDEPLGIEDLTTPAAALELTSEDPPRG; translated from the coding sequence ATGGCCGTTCCCGCACCGATCCTCTCCGACGACCAATCCGATGCGAAGGCGCGCGTGGCGGACCTGCTGCGTGGCACCGGCGTCGATATCGACGAGGGCCATGCCGCGCCGCTCAAGGAAGGCCGCTCTGCCGTCATGGCGATCACCGGCAAGGCCGGATCGGGCAAGACGCTGCTGCTCGCGCAGCTCGCGCAGGCCCTGCGCGATGCCGGGGTCGACGTGATCTCGGGCGATTACGAGGCGCGGCGTCGCAAGGATCGCCGCACGCTCGCCATTCTTGCGCCGACGAACAAGGCGGCGTCGGTTCTGCGCACCCGCGGGGTGCCTGCAACGACGATCCACCGGATTCTCTATACGCCCGTCTACGATCCCGAATACGAACGGATCGCGCAGTGGCTGTCGGGCGAGGGCGAGCGCCCGGTCATCGAAGAGCTGACCGAACTCGCGCTCGACCGCGCGCATGCCTTCTATCAGCAGAACAATTCCATTCCCGGCGCGCTCGCCGCGGCAGGCCTGCGGGGGTCCGATTTCATCACCGGCTGGAAGCGCCGGGAGGAGCCGCTCGATATCGGGATGGTCGACGAATCGTCGATGCTCGACAAGAAGCAGTTCGAGGACCTGCAGGAAATCTTTCCCACGCTCCTGCTCTTCGGTGATCCAGCACAGCTCGCCCCCGTGCAGCAATCGGGCTCCATGGTGTTCGACGATCTTCCCGAGGGCAGCGTCGCGCATCTGGCGCGCGTTCACCGCCAGGACGCCGACAATCCGATCCTCGATCTTGCCCACGCGCTGGCCGACCCGGACCTGACCTTCGAGACGTTCGAACGCATGATCGAGGATGCCGCGGCGCGCGACGACCGCGTCGTGATGGGCAGCCGGGTCGAGGCGGCCAAGATGGCCCGCAGCCCCGTCCTCGTCTGGCGCAACGCGACGCGGATCCGCCTGATCCATGCCTTCCGCGCGGCCTATGGCGCGCCGTCCGATGCGCTGCTGCCGGGCGAGCCGCTCATCTGCGACGGGATCGAACTGCCGCTCAAGCATCGCAAGAAGCGCATCGACCTCGAGGCGCGCGGCCTCATCAAGGGGGCGCAGGTCATCTATCTGGGCGAAGGGACCCGTGCCGGCTTTTCGCGCCTGCATGTGGTGGGCGCACCCGATCCGAGGGTGAATGTCGCCTCCATCGTCAAGATCGAGATGCCGGAGGAGGACGAGCCCTTCATCCCCTTTGCCGCACGGATGGGGGCCACATTCCTGCACGGTGCCGCCGTCACGATCCACAAGGCCCAAGGCTCGCAATGGCCCGAAGTGCAGGTCTTTGCGCCGGACCTCTGGGCTGCCGCGCGGGTCGGCCGGATGGAGGCGGGCGTGCCGCTCTGGAAGCGGCTCGCCTATGTCGCGATCACGCGCGCGGAGGAGCGGCTCTTCTGGGTCATGCGCAACCGCCTTGCCCGGCCGGACGAGCCCCTCGGGATCGAGGATCTGACGACCCCCGCCGCCGCGCTGGAGCTTACCTCCGAGGATCCGCCAAGGGGCTGA
- the tsaB gene encoding tRNA (adenosine(37)-N6)-threonylcarbamoyltransferase complex dimerization subunit type 1 TsaB, which yields MPETRILVFDTSAAHCAAALLSGDRILGERREEMARGQAERLMPLIEEIMQGADLAFADLDAIAVGVGPGNFTGIRIAVAAARGLAMGLGRPAIGVDTFHACLPPEAETGEATVLLGAPRGQIHVQRFGNGLATGDATICDADAVETAGRVIADDLAAGIVAGADRADPWPERLRRMARRAEAILASGQDIAPPAPLYIREADAAPARPVPPVR from the coding sequence TTGCCTGAGACCCGGATCCTCGTATTCGACACATCGGCCGCGCATTGCGCGGCCGCTTTGCTGTCGGGCGACCGTATCCTCGGCGAGCGCCGCGAAGAGATGGCGCGCGGTCAGGCCGAGCGTCTGATGCCGCTGATCGAAGAGATCATGCAGGGTGCCGACCTCGCCTTCGCCGATCTCGACGCGATCGCGGTCGGTGTGGGGCCCGGCAACTTCACCGGCATCCGCATCGCGGTCGCGGCCGCGCGCGGCCTCGCCATGGGGCTGGGCCGTCCGGCGATCGGGGTCGACACGTTCCACGCCTGCCTGCCGCCCGAGGCCGAGACTGGCGAGGCGACCGTCCTGCTGGGCGCGCCACGGGGGCAGATCCACGTCCAGCGGTTCGGGAATGGCCTTGCGACCGGCGATGCGACGATCTGCGATGCCGATGCGGTCGAGACGGCCGGTCGCGTGATCGCCGACGACCTTGCCGCCGGGATCGTCGCGGGTGCGGATCGCGCGGATCCCTGGCCCGAACGCCTGCGGCGCATGGCGCGCCGGGCGGAGGCGATCCTGGCCAGCGGGCAGGACATCGCGCCGCCTGCCCCGCTCTATATCCGGGAGGCCGATGCGGCCCCCGCCCGTCCCGTCCCGCCCGTCAGATGA
- a CDS encoding LuxR family transcriptional regulator, whose amino-acid sequence MEDHVTSLRDRLGLRHLLYHWVSFEGDVFGAGTYDAPWRQHYIAENFAKHDPVLHAAHSRFHPIDWSALDWSSKGAGRLLQHSQDAGIGTHGVTIPIRGPNGQFAHLTATFDGDDHSWADFKNDHGRDLILLAHLVNQRALEIQLDDHAEQQVLLSPREIDSLGCLARGYSRAQAAESLSISEHTLRVYIESARAKLRATNTTHAVAHAVKLGLVSI is encoded by the coding sequence ATGGAAGACCATGTCACGTCGCTGCGTGATCGGCTGGGCCTTCGGCATCTGCTCTATCATTGGGTAAGTTTCGAGGGCGACGTCTTTGGAGCAGGGACGTACGATGCCCCTTGGCGACAGCATTACATCGCCGAGAATTTCGCAAAACACGACCCCGTTCTTCATGCCGCCCACAGCCGTTTCCACCCGATCGACTGGTCCGCGCTCGACTGGTCCTCGAAGGGGGCGGGGCGGCTGTTGCAGCATTCGCAGGATGCGGGGATCGGAACGCATGGTGTCACGATTCCCATTCGGGGTCCGAACGGTCAGTTCGCTCATCTGACCGCGACTTTCGACGGCGACGATCATTCATGGGCGGATTTCAAGAACGATCACGGGCGCGACCTCATCCTCCTCGCGCATCTCGTCAATCAGCGCGCTCTCGAGATACAGCTCGACGACCATGCAGAGCAGCAGGTCCTGCTGTCGCCGCGCGAGATCGATTCGCTCGGATGCCTCGCTCGCGGTTACAGCCGTGCGCAGGCCGCCGAAAGCCTGTCGATCTCGGAACATACTCTGCGCGTCTATATCGAAAGCGCGCGGGCCAAGCTCAGGGCGACGAACACGACGCATGCGGTCGCCCATGCGGTCAAGCTCGGCCTCGTGAGCATCTGA
- a CDS encoding ABC transporter permease: MNYLDIVQILDSTIRLATPLLFACLAGLFSERAGVFDIGLEGKILISAFFSAAVAAMTGSVWLGLMAGILASVVFSGIHGLAAITFRGDQLISGVAINFLAAGLTVLIAQDWFAQGGRTPTLAGGARFATIDLPFADALAGVPFLGPLYSEAISGHSILVYAGLLTVPLTWYILFRTRFGLRLRAVGENPGAVDTAGVSVTRLRYSAVLICGVLCGLSGAYLATGLAASFTQNMSAGRGYIALAALIFAKWRPWHALGACLLFGLLQAVSNRYSSIDLGIIEIPNAFVLALPYILTVVILAGFVGKAVPPRAGGEPYVKER; this comes from the coding sequence ATGAACTATCTCGATATCGTCCAGATCCTCGACAGTACGATCCGGCTCGCGACGCCGCTGCTCTTTGCCTGTCTCGCGGGCTTGTTCTCCGAGCGCGCGGGCGTCTTCGATATCGGGCTCGAGGGAAAGATCCTGATCTCGGCCTTCTTCTCGGCCGCTGTCGCCGCGATGACCGGATCGGTGTGGCTGGGCCTCATGGCGGGGATCCTCGCTTCGGTCGTCTTTTCGGGCATCCACGGCCTCGCCGCGATCACGTTCCGGGGCGATCAGCTCATCTCGGGCGTGGCGATCAACTTCCTGGCCGCGGGCCTCACCGTGCTGATCGCGCAGGACTGGTTCGCCCAGGGGGGCCGGACGCCGACACTTGCGGGCGGGGCGCGGTTCGCGACCATCGACCTGCCCTTTGCCGATGCGCTTGCGGGCGTGCCGTTTCTCGGGCCGCTCTATTCGGAGGCGATCTCGGGGCATTCGATCCTCGTCTATGCGGGGCTGCTGACCGTTCCGCTGACGTGGTACATTCTCTTTCGCACGCGGTTCGGCCTGCGGCTCAGGGCCGTGGGCGAGAATCCGGGCGCGGTCGATACGGCGGGCGTCAGCGTCACGCGCCTGCGCTATTCCGCCGTGCTGATCTGCGGCGTGCTCTGCGGGCTGTCGGGGGCCTATCTTGCGACCGGCCTCGCGGCGAGCTTTACCCAGAACATGAGCGCGGGGCGCGGTTACATCGCGCTTGCCGCACTCATCTTCGCGAAATGGCGGCCGTGGCATGCGCTTGGCGCGTGCCTGCTCTTCGGTCTGCTGCAGGCCGTGTCGAACCGCTATTCCTCCATCGATCTCGGCATCATCGAGATCCCCAACGCATTCGTCCTCGCCCTGCCCTACATCCTGACGGTCGTGATCCTCGCGGGCTTCGTGGGCAAGGCGGTGCCGCCGCGCGCCGGCGGCGAACCCTACGTAAAGGAACGCTGA
- a CDS encoding BMP family ABC transporter substrate-binding protein: protein MSMTKTFLGAAGVCALATGAAFAEPGLIIDLGGKFDRSFNEGAYNGAQRWAEETGGDYMETELTSEAQREQNMRRMADRGANPIVTMGFANASTLEQVAPDYPETTFVIIDAVVDQPNVQSIMFDEHTGSYLVGIMAGMASETGTVSFVGGMDVPLIRRFACGYAQGAKSVDENIDVVANMTGTTPAAWNDPVRGGELTRSQIGQGSDVVYSAAGGTGVGVLQAAEDEDILAIGVDSNQNYLHPGTMLTSMVKRVDNAVYDTFMAGTDGQIEPGLQTKGLADDGVGVAMDEFNEDLVTEEMLTAVQEARDAIIAGEIEVHDYYDDDSCPALTF, encoded by the coding sequence ATGAGCATGACCAAGACATTTCTGGGCGCGGCGGGCGTCTGCGCCCTCGCCACTGGCGCGGCGTTTGCCGAACCGGGCCTCATCATCGACCTCGGTGGCAAGTTCGACCGGTCCTTCAACGAAGGTGCCTATAACGGTGCGCAGCGCTGGGCCGAAGAGACCGGCGGCGACTACATGGAAACCGAGCTGACCTCCGAGGCGCAGCGCGAGCAGAACATGCGCCGCATGGCCGATCGCGGGGCGAACCCGATCGTCACGATGGGCTTTGCGAACGCCTCGACGCTCGAACAGGTGGCCCCCGACTATCCCGAGACGACCTTCGTCATCATCGATGCGGTCGTCGACCAGCCGAACGTCCAGTCGATCATGTTCGACGAGCATACCGGTTCCTACCTCGTGGGCATCATGGCCGGAATGGCGTCCGAGACGGGCACCGTCTCCTTCGTCGGCGGCATGGACGTGCCGCTCATCCGGCGCTTTGCCTGCGGCTATGCCCAGGGGGCAAAGTCGGTCGACGAGAACATCGACGTCGTGGCCAACATGACCGGCACGACGCCCGCTGCCTGGAACGATCCCGTGCGCGGCGGCGAGCTGACCCGCAGCCAGATCGGTCAGGGTTCCGACGTGGTCTATTCCGCCGCGGGCGGCACCGGCGTGGGTGTCCTGCAGGCGGCAGAGGACGAGGACATCCTCGCCATCGGCGTCGACAGCAACCAGAACTACCTGCATCCGGGCACCATGCTGACCTCGATGGTCAAGCGGGTGGACAACGCGGTCTACGATACGTTCATGGCGGGCACCGACGGACAGATCGAACCCGGGCTCCAGACCAAGGGCCTGGCCGATGACGGCGTGGGCGTCGCGATGGACGAGTTCAACGAGGATCTCGTGACCGAAGAGATGCTGACCGCGGTTCAGGAGGCGCGCGACGCCATCATCGCGGGCGAGATCGAGGTCCACGACTATTACGACGACGACAGCTGCCCCGCACTGACGTTCTGA